A genomic window from Acinetobacter lwoffii includes:
- a CDS encoding outer membrane protein transport protein encodes MKLKTLTTAMILATVPMTGAFAAALDRSGQSMAAFLQPGNYFEAGISVLDPDVSGKEAGTSETRRNIDDMAGDYYFPSAALKFQPTEKFSVGILYDQPYGADAEYQGTNVFTSNPGTDTILSTGAINNIVRARAVAALEALGAPVNEQTLAGAEAQVRSSPAFQQLTGALAAGNNFLGEGNTKVEVDTQNLSLVFGYQPTENWNIYGGGVYQTVKGNLSLRGQAYSLFNGYDATFKETSGTGWLAGLAFQIPDIALKASVTYRSEIDHDISASEDLSLLNFPLLTTVLGGLGVSPAQLATLDDSGKTKITTPQSVNLDFQTGVMANTVAFANVRWVDWSNFSIRPYQFGNVSEAVGPLIGRPNGFNLVEYEDDQISATVGVGRKFNDLWAGNVSVGWDSGAGNPVSTLGPTEGYWNVGLGLQYSPTPATFIAGGVKYFMLGDAKAQTGAQAGGPEYVAEFEDNDAWAYGLKIGYRF; translated from the coding sequence ATGAAATTAAAAACATTAACTACTGCAATGATTCTTGCAACTGTACCAATGACGGGTGCTTTTGCAGCAGCTCTAGATCGTTCAGGCCAATCAATGGCGGCCTTCCTGCAACCAGGTAATTATTTTGAAGCAGGTATTTCTGTCCTAGACCCAGATGTATCTGGTAAAGAAGCTGGTACAAGTGAAACACGCCGTAATATTGATGATATGGCTGGTGATTACTATTTCCCAAGTGCAGCATTAAAGTTTCAACCTACTGAAAAATTCTCAGTTGGTATTTTATATGATCAACCATATGGTGCTGATGCTGAATACCAAGGCACTAATGTCTTTACTTCAAACCCAGGTACAGACACTATCTTATCAACTGGTGCAATAAACAATATTGTACGCGCTAGAGCAGTTGCAGCTCTTGAAGCCCTAGGAGCACCAGTAAATGAACAAACGCTAGCAGGTGCTGAAGCACAAGTTAGAAGTAGTCCAGCTTTTCAACAGTTAACTGGAGCACTTGCTGCAGGTAATAATTTCTTAGGCGAAGGCAATACTAAAGTTGAAGTAGATACTCAAAACCTATCTTTAGTTTTTGGTTACCAACCGACTGAAAACTGGAATATCTATGGTGGTGGTGTCTATCAAACCGTTAAAGGGAATCTAAGCTTACGCGGTCAAGCATATAGCCTTTTCAATGGTTATGATGCGACATTTAAAGAAACAAGTGGTACAGGCTGGTTAGCAGGTTTAGCCTTCCAAATCCCAGATATTGCTTTAAAAGCTTCTGTAACTTATCGTTCAGAAATTGACCATGATATTTCAGCTTCTGAAGACTTATCACTTTTAAACTTCCCTTTACTAACAACTGTATTAGGTGGTCTAGGTGTTTCTCCTGCTCAGCTTGCTACTCTAGATGATTCTGGAAAAACCAAAATTACTACACCTCAATCTGTAAACTTGGATTTCCAAACAGGTGTAATGGCAAATACTGTAGCTTTCGCTAATGTACGCTGGGTAGACTGGTCAAACTTTTCTATTCGTCCTTACCAATTTGGCAATGTAAGTGAAGCTGTAGGCCCTCTAATAGGTCGTCCAAATGGCTTTAATCTGGTTGAATATGAAGATGACCAAATTTCAGCAACTGTAGGTGTAGGCCGTAAATTTAATGACCTATGGGCTGGTAACGTATCAGTAGGTTGGGATTCTGGTGCAGGCAACCCTGTATCTACACTTGGTCCAACTGAAGGTTACTGGAATGTTGGCCTAGGTCTTCAATACAGCCCAACCCCAGCCACTTTCATTGCTGGTGGTGTAAAATACTTCATGTTAGGTGATGCAAAAGCACAAACTGGTGCACAAGCTGGTGGTCCTGAGTATGTTGCTGAATTTGAAGATAACGATGCATGGGCATATGGTCTGAAAATCGGCTATCGCTTCTAA
- a CDS encoding amino acid permease gives MNNESSQLQRGLKNRHIQLIAMGGAIGTGLFLGSAQVIQSAGPSIILGYAIGGLIAFLIMRQLGEMIVHEPVAGSFSHFAYKYWGKFPGFLAGWNYWILYILVAMTELTAVAKYINYWWPHIPAWASVLFFFILITLVNLGNVKFYGESEFWLSIIKVTAVISMIVFGLYLILTADASSTASFSNLWTAGGFFPNGFEGLFFMLAFLMFAFGGIELIGMAAAEAENPEKTIPKAINQVVFRILIFYVGALTILLSLVPWNQLELGGLDKSPFVMIFSQLGIGWAAHLLNFIILTAALSVYNSGMYANSRMLYGLAQQGNAPKVFMKVNKQGTPIPAVLFSAVLIFGCVLLNYFVPEDALSHLIYIVVGALVLNWAMITLTHLKFIQSMKKLGQKTSFPALWSPASNILVLGFIATILYIMWTQGFQESVYMIPVWIVIMLGLFKLLKPKNT, from the coding sequence TTGAATAACGAGTCTTCACAACTTCAGCGTGGCTTAAAGAACCGTCATATTCAGTTGATCGCCATGGGCGGTGCAATTGGCACAGGCTTATTCTTAGGTTCCGCACAGGTGATCCAATCTGCGGGTCCTTCTATTATTTTGGGCTATGCCATTGGTGGCTTGATTGCATTTTTAATCATGCGTCAATTGGGTGAGATGATTGTTCATGAACCGGTCGCAGGTTCATTCAGCCATTTTGCTTATAAATACTGGGGCAAATTCCCCGGTTTCCTTGCAGGTTGGAACTACTGGATTCTGTATATCCTGGTGGCCATGACCGAACTCACCGCTGTTGCGAAATATATCAACTACTGGTGGCCGCATATTCCAGCCTGGGCATCGGTACTGTTTTTCTTTATCTTGATTACGCTGGTCAACCTCGGCAATGTGAAATTCTACGGTGAATCGGAATTCTGGCTCTCGATCATTAAAGTGACTGCGGTCATCTCGATGATTGTGTTCGGGCTATATCTGATCTTAACCGCAGATGCTTCATCAACTGCATCGTTCAGTAATTTATGGACTGCGGGTGGCTTCTTCCCGAATGGCTTTGAAGGCCTGTTCTTCATGCTGGCCTTCCTGATGTTCGCCTTCGGTGGTATTGAACTGATCGGCATGGCTGCGGCAGAAGCTGAAAATCCAGAAAAAACCATTCCGAAAGCGATTAATCAGGTGGTGTTCCGTATCCTGATTTTCTATGTTGGTGCATTGACGATTCTGTTATCGCTGGTGCCTTGGAATCAGCTGGAACTCGGCGGTCTGGATAAAAGTCCGTTTGTGATGATTTTCAGTCAATTGGGTATTGGCTGGGCAGCACACTTACTGAACTTTATTATCTTAACAGCTGCCTTGTCTGTCTATAACAGCGGGATGTATGCCAATAGCCGCATGCTGTATGGTTTAGCGCAGCAAGGAAATGCCCCGAAAGTCTTCATGAAAGTGAATAAGCAAGGTACGCCAATTCCTGCTGTATTGTTCTCTGCCGTGCTGATTTTCGGCTGTGTACTACTCAACTACTTCGTGCCTGAAGATGCTTTAAGTCATCTGATTTACATCGTAGTCGGTGCATTGGTCTTGAACTGGGCTATGATCACCCTAACTCATTTGAAGTTTATTCAGAGCATGAAAAAGCTCGGACAGAAAACATCGTTCCCTGCTCTGTGGTCACCTGCAAGCAACATCTTGGTACTGGGCTTTATCGCAACTATTCTTTATATCATGTGGACACAAGGTTTCCAGGAATCGGTCTATATGATTCCAGTCTGGATTGTGATTATGTTGGGTCTGTTTAAGTTACTTAAGCCTAAAAATACCTAG
- the thrH gene encoding bifunctional phosphoserine phosphatase/homoserine phosphotransferase ThrH: protein MEVVCLDLEGVLVPEIWINFAKKTGIKELEATTRDIPDYDVLMTQRLNILKQHGLGLNDIQEVIAEMGPFPGAKEFVKWVSTHFQLIILSDTFYEFAHPLMKQLDWPTIFCHKLETDEAGMISAYKLRQPDQKRQAVKALHGLNFRVIAAGDSYNDTTMLGEADHGFLFDAPENVIAEFPQFPPIRGYDALKEAIRNASVRDIPA from the coding sequence CAGAAATCTGGATTAACTTTGCCAAAAAAACCGGGATTAAAGAGCTTGAAGCGACGACTCGTGACATTCCTGACTATGATGTACTGATGACCCAACGTCTGAATATTTTAAAACAGCACGGTTTAGGCTTGAACGATATTCAGGAAGTGATTGCAGAAATGGGGCCGTTCCCAGGAGCAAAAGAATTTGTGAAATGGGTGAGTACGCATTTTCAATTAATTATTCTTTCAGATACTTTCTATGAATTTGCACATCCATTGATGAAGCAACTGGATTGGCCGACGATTTTCTGTCATAAACTGGAAACAGATGAAGCAGGCATGATCTCGGCTTATAAACTTCGTCAGCCGGACCAAAAACGTCAAGCCGTAAAAGCATTACATGGCTTGAACTTCCGTGTGATTGCAGCAGGAGATTCTTATAATGATACCACGATGCTAGGTGAAGCAGATCATGGTTTCCTATTTGATGCGCCTGAAAATGTGATTGCTGAATTCCCGCAATTCCCGCCAATTCGTGGTTATGATGCGTTAAAAGAAGCGATTCGTAATGCTTCAGTACGTGATATTCCAGCTTAA
- a CDS encoding OmpP1/FadL family transporter: MKLNKIYSAIVLSTLPLSAVQAAGLDRSGQSISAFLQPGNYAEAGISVLDPEVQGKDNAGNKVSDMAEDYYFPTAAIKIQATDKISLGLLYDQPFGADSQYAPESNAFATVNTNTGVLEGTSVEVKTNSITALIGYQPNENWNVYAGPVYQSVKAKVSLRGTAYRGPQVLGGYDIDLKESEAYGWLAGFAYSIPEIALKAAVTYRSEIKHELDTTETFGFGTDGALYIPGLTGTLLGKPVIPTYHKAEITTPQSVNIDLQSGIAKNTLAFANIRWVHWDQFAVKPAYLSQLTGALTGKQQNLVDYSDDQWSANVGLGHKFNVKWSGSAAVGYDSGAGNPVTTLGPTEGYWSVGLGGQYSPAENYFIQAGVKYFWLGDAQAQTGGEVKGSFEDNHAIGYGMKIGYRF; encoded by the coding sequence ATGAAGCTCAATAAAATTTATTCTGCTATTGTACTTAGCACTTTACCTCTTTCTGCAGTTCAAGCAGCTGGCTTAGACCGTTCTGGTCAATCTATTTCTGCTTTTTTACAGCCGGGTAACTATGCGGAAGCAGGTATTTCTGTTTTAGATCCAGAAGTTCAAGGTAAAGACAATGCCGGCAATAAAGTCAGCGATATGGCTGAAGATTACTACTTCCCTACTGCTGCTATAAAAATTCAGGCAACTGATAAAATATCTCTGGGTTTACTTTATGACCAGCCATTTGGAGCTGACTCTCAATATGCGCCTGAATCTAATGCTTTTGCTACAGTAAATACCAATACTGGTGTATTGGAAGGCACTTCTGTTGAAGTAAAAACCAATAGCATTACAGCACTTATAGGGTATCAGCCAAATGAGAACTGGAATGTTTATGCCGGACCTGTCTATCAAAGCGTAAAGGCGAAAGTCTCCCTACGTGGTACAGCTTATAGAGGCCCGCAAGTTCTTGGCGGTTATGATATTGACCTTAAAGAAAGTGAAGCTTACGGTTGGTTAGCTGGTTTTGCATATTCTATTCCTGAAATTGCCTTAAAAGCTGCTGTGACTTATCGCTCTGAAATTAAACATGAATTAGATACCACAGAAACCTTCGGTTTTGGTACAGATGGGGCTTTATATATTCCTGGATTAACTGGCACATTATTAGGTAAACCAGTAATTCCAACTTACCATAAAGCGGAAATTACTACACCACAATCAGTCAACATTGACTTACAGTCAGGCATTGCAAAAAATACCTTAGCCTTTGCTAATATTCGCTGGGTACATTGGGATCAGTTTGCAGTAAAACCTGCTTATTTATCTCAGCTAACTGGCGCACTCACCGGAAAACAGCAGAATCTTGTCGATTATTCAGATGATCAATGGTCTGCAAATGTGGGTTTAGGTCATAAATTTAACGTTAAATGGTCAGGCTCTGCTGCTGTAGGTTATGACTCTGGCGCAGGAAACCCGGTAACCACCTTGGGTCCAACTGAAGGTTATTGGAGTGTCGGTCTAGGCGGCCAATACAGCCCTGCAGAAAACTATTTTATCCAGGCTGGGGTTAAATACTTCTGGCTAGGAGATGCACAAGCACAAACAGGTGGTGAAGTAAAAGGTAGCTTTGAAGACAACCATGCAATCGGCTATGGTATGAAAATCGGTTACCGTTTCTAA